The stretch of DNA GCGGACACCGGTGCCTACGTGGTGTTCGTCACGCTCGAGGCGCGCGGCCGGCGGGGCGAGTTCGCGCTCGCGGGTCTCGAGGTCGCCGCTGCGACAGCCGACCCGGCCGCTGCGTCGGCTTCCACCGAGTCCCGCGCCTCGCGATGGGCATGGTGGCTCGCGGTGATTCCGATCGCGCTGATGGTCGGGTGGCTCGCGCGCCGCCGATCGGCACCGGCGCTGCTCGCCATCGGGCTGCTCGCGCAACTGCCGCCCGGACCGTGGGCGGCGGGTGAAGCGCACGCGCACGAGGGTCACGACGATGCGACGACGCTGGCGCCGGGCGCCCCGCTCGGGCCCGGCGCGGTCGTGCAGCTGCCGAAGCCGTCGCAGTTCCTGATCGGCGTTCGCACGCGACCGGTGCGTTTCGCGCCGGTGCGGCCGCAGATCTCCGTGCTGGGTCGGGTGGCACCGCGCGGAGGTGCGGCGCTCGAAATGACCGCACCGCAGGGCGGCCGCGTGCAGTTCGACGGTGGTCGCACACCGGTGATCGGTCAGCGGCTGCGTGCCGGCGAACGCATCGGCGAACTATTGGTGGTCGATGCCCTCCCGTTGCGTGCCGCGATCGGCGGGGTGGTGACCGAGGTGTTCGTCGTGCACGGGCAGGCCGTTCAGCCGGGGCAGAAGCTGCTCGCACTGCTGGATCCCGCGGTGGTCTGGGTGCATGCCGACATCTTCCAGGCCGACCTCGCGCACGTCGCGCGTTCGACGCGGGCTCACGTCACCTCGGGATCGGCGCCTGAGCGGGTGTTCGAGGGCCGGCGCGTTGCGATCGGCGCCACCGAAGGCGAAGTTCCGGGTGCGGTCGAGGCGTGGTTCGAGGTACCGAATCCCGGCGGCGCGCTGCGGGTCGGGGCGGTTGCCGAGGTGGCGATCGAGTATGGCGAGCCGCAGTCGCTCGCCACGCTGCCGCGCGAGGCGCTTCACGAACGGCAGGGCCGCACCTACGTATTCGTGCACACCGCACCCGAACGCTTTGCGGCCCGCGAGGTCTCGGTAGTCTCGCGACTCGGCGACCAGGTCGCGGTGCGAGGCTCCCTGCTTCCGGGCGACCGGGTTGCGATCAGCGGCGTCGCCGCGCTGGCGGCTTCGCCGGTCGTGGCGCTGGAGCACTAAGCATGCACTTCTTCGACCGCCTGATTGCAGCGTCGCTCCGCCATCGCTGGTTCGTGGTGGCGGCGGCCCTCGTGCTGCTCGGCACCGGCATCGCGGCCATTCGTGCGCTGCCGGTCGACGTGTTCCCCGATCTCAATCGCCCCACCGTGACGATCCTCACCGAGGCTCCGGGACTCGCGCCCGAGGAGGTCGAGCCGCAGGTCCTGCGACCGCTCGAGACCGCGCTGCTCGGACTCCCAGGTGTTCGACACGTGCGCTCGACCGCCGGCATCGGTCTCGCGGTCTCGACCGTCGAGTTCGACTGGGGCGCCGACTTGCTGCGCGTCCGCCAGCAAGTCGCCGAGCGCCTCCAACTCGCACGCGCCGGGTTGCCCGAGGGCGTCATGCCGACGCTCGGCCCCGTCACTTCGATCATGGGCGAGATCATGTTGCTGGGTGTCGAGGCGGACTCCTCGACTCTCACCCCGGTCGAGTTGCGAACACTCGCCGACTGGGTCATCCGCCCACGCCTGCTCACCATTCCCGGGATCGCTCAGGTGATCCCGATCGGCGGTGGGGTGCGAAGGATCGAAGTGATCGCCGACCCGTCCCGGCTCGCGGCTCTCGACGTCACGCTCGATCAGGTCGAGGAGGCGGTCTCGGCGTCCGACGCGGTCAGCAGCGGCGGCTATGCCGAGTCGCAGGGTCGCGAGCTGCTGGTGCGCAACGTGGCGCGGCTCTCGAATCCTGCCGAGCTGGGCGGCACCGTCGTGGTATTGCGCGAGCGAGTCCCGGTGCGGGTGCGCGACGTCGCGGAAGTGCGCGAGGGGCGACTGGTGCCGCGCGGCGACGCGGGGGTGAACGGCCGGCCGGCCGTGATCCTGGCGATCCAGAAGCAGCCGGGTGCCAGTACGCTCGAGGTCACGCGTGCGCTGCACCGTGCATTCGACGAACTACGTGCCACCCTGCCTGGCGGCGTGGTGTTGACGCCGGTCTTCGAACAGGCGCGCTTCATCGAGGCCGCGATCCACAACGTGGAACACGCGCTGCGCGACGGAGCGCTGCTCGTGATCGTGGTGTTGTTCCTGTTTCTGTGGAGCGCTCGCACGACCGCCATCACGCTGACCGCGATTCCGCTCTCGCTGGTGGTGGCGGCGCTGGTGCTGCGGGCGTTCGGCGTCTCGATCAACACCATGACGCTCGGCGGCATCGCGATCGCGATCGGGGAACTGGTCGACGACGCGATCGTCGATGTCGAGAACGTGCATCGGCGATTGCGCGAGAACGCGCGACTCGCACAGCCGCTTCCGACGCTCCAGGTCGTGTATCGGGCGTCATGCGAGGTGCGAAATTCGATCGTCTACGCCACCGCGCTGGTGGTGCTGGTGTTCCTGCCACTCCTGTCGCTCGGTGGAGTCGAGGGACGGCTGTTCCAGCCGCTCGGATTCGCATACATCGTGGCCATCCTCGCCTCGTTCGTGGTCTCGCTCACGGTCACGCCGGTG from Candidatus Eisenbacteria bacterium encodes:
- a CDS encoding HlyD family efflux transporter periplasmic adaptor subunit → MNLALMRAVIGAALLATTLATPSAAAPEHAPAPGTPVNRHTLNAVSEQFELVIANDPLRPGKISRLDFYLSDFATNEPLPGARLEVAYRARGGDGPLWSGQAEATPSPGTYSAPWPAADTGAYVVFVTLEARGRRGEFALAGLEVAAATADPAAASASTESRASRWAWWLAVIPIALMVGWLARRRSAPALLAIGLLAQLPPGPWAAGEAHAHEGHDDATTLAPGAPLGPGAVVQLPKPSQFLIGVRTRPVRFAPVRPQISVLGRVAPRGGAALEMTAPQGGRVQFDGGRTPVIGQRLRAGERIGELLVVDALPLRAAIGGVVTEVFVVHGQAVQPGQKLLALLDPAVVWVHADIFQADLAHVARSTRAHVTSGSAPERVFEGRRVAIGATEGEVPGAVEAWFEVPNPGGALRVGAVAEVAIEYGEPQSLATLPREALHERQGRTYVFVHTAPERFAAREVSVVSRLGDQVAVRGSLLPGDRVAISGVAALAASPVVALEH